One Sediminicola sp. YIK13 DNA segment encodes these proteins:
- a CDS encoding ABC transporter ATP-binding protein translates to MLNVNSISFGYTEKTVLKDLNFTVGKGEHLSIIGESGCGKSTLLKLVYGLLQPANGTISWNDKQVLGPDFNLVPGEKYMKYLSQDFDLMPYTTVEENVSKYLSVFYPEELQERTEQLLEMIEMEDFAKTKVQFLSGGQQQRVALARVLAQEPELLLLDEPFGHIDNFRTNSFRKNLFNYLKRKGITCLVATHDMDDVLPYADQLIVLKDQEILAHGTPKNIYRHPKDLYTASLFGEVNTVPIQLLKQYAKINKSILVYPHEFQISEKTGLRVRVKKSFFKGSHYLHEGLTDDGETLSFTSRESLKPETKIYLNVALETINARIA, encoded by the coding sequence ATGCTAAACGTTAATTCCATATCCTTTGGGTACACCGAAAAAACGGTGCTGAAAGACCTGAACTTTACTGTCGGAAAAGGGGAGCACCTTTCCATTATTGGCGAGAGTGGATGCGGCAAGAGTACTTTGTTGAAACTTGTTTACGGCCTACTTCAGCCCGCTAATGGGACCATTTCATGGAACGACAAACAAGTGCTTGGACCCGATTTCAACCTGGTTCCAGGGGAGAAATATATGAAATATCTTTCGCAGGATTTTGACCTGATGCCTTACACTACGGTTGAAGAGAACGTGAGTAAGTACCTTTCTGTTTTTTACCCCGAGGAACTGCAGGAGCGCACAGAGCAACTTCTTGAAATGATAGAAATGGAAGATTTTGCCAAGACCAAAGTACAGTTTTTGAGCGGTGGACAACAGCAACGCGTGGCATTGGCCCGCGTGTTGGCTCAAGAACCTGAACTATTATTGCTGGATGAACCTTTTGGCCATATTGACAATTTTAGAACCAACAGTTTTAGAAAAAATCTCTTCAATTATTTAAAGCGAAAAGGAATTACATGTTTGGTGGCGACACATGATATGGACGATGTTCTGCCCTATGCCGATCAATTGATCGTTCTGAAAGATCAAGAAATACTGGCACACGGCACTCCTAAAAACATATACAGACACCCCAAAGATTTATATACGGCATCGCTCTTCGGAGAGGTCAACACTGTACCTATCCAATTGCTCAAACAGTACGCCAAAATCAACAAATCCATCTTGGTCTACCCCCATGAATTTCAGATTTCCGAAAAAACAGGATTACGGGTACGTGTTAAGAAATCCTTTTTTAAGGGGAGCCATTACCTGCACGAAGGGCTAACGGATGACGGGGAAACCCTGTCCTTTACTTCTAGAGAAAGCTTGAAGCCGGAAACAAAGATCTATTTAAATGTGGCCTTAGAAACCATTAACGCAAGAATAGCATAG
- the pdxA gene encoding 4-hydroxythreonine-4-phosphate dehydrogenase PdxA, which yields MQESEKIKLGISIGDLNGIGCEVVLKTFEDTRMLDFCTPIIFASNKVISFQKNALGIEINYNGIQEVSKALDGKINVFNVWKDAPEITFGEATAQGGEYALKSLVAAVDALKKDEIDVLVTAPINKNNIQAKDFNFPGHTDYLAKELEGESLMFMVTDSLKVGLLTDHVAVKDAPAAITSKLVKSKIKTIENSLKMDFGIRKPRIALLGINPHSGDNGVIGKEDDEVLKPVIKELMDAGHLVYGPYSADSFFGSDAYKNFDAILAAYHDQGLIPFKTLSFGKGVNYTAGLRKVRTSPDHGTAYEIAGKGKADHSSFKEAVFAALQIFKNREEYRELTSNPLKKQKLKPTR from the coding sequence ATGCAGGAAAGCGAAAAAATAAAATTGGGCATATCCATTGGAGATTTAAATGGGATAGGATGTGAGGTGGTGCTCAAAACTTTTGAGGATACCAGAATGCTAGATTTTTGCACGCCTATTATTTTTGCCTCTAACAAGGTAATTTCCTTTCAAAAGAATGCGTTAGGCATAGAGATCAATTACAATGGAATACAGGAAGTTTCCAAGGCTTTGGACGGCAAGATCAATGTATTTAACGTTTGGAAGGATGCTCCGGAGATCACATTCGGCGAGGCCACGGCCCAAGGGGGAGAATATGCGTTGAAGTCGCTCGTAGCTGCTGTAGACGCACTAAAAAAGGACGAAATAGATGTCTTGGTCACCGCGCCCATCAATAAAAACAACATACAAGCCAAGGACTTCAATTTTCCTGGACATACGGATTATTTGGCGAAGGAATTGGAGGGGGAAAGCCTAATGTTTATGGTCACGGACAGTTTAAAAGTGGGCTTGTTAACGGATCATGTCGCGGTTAAAGATGCTCCTGCCGCCATCACGTCCAAATTGGTGAAGAGCAAGATAAAGACCATAGAGAATTCATTGAAAATGGATTTTGGGATTCGAAAGCCACGTATCGCCCTTTTGGGCATTAACCCCCACAGTGGCGATAATGGTGTCATCGGCAAAGAAGATGACGAGGTGCTTAAGCCGGTGATCAAGGAGCTTATGGACGCCGGACATTTGGTCTACGGACCGTATTCCGCAGATAGCTTTTTTGGTTCGGATGCATATAAGAATTTTGATGCCATCCTCGCCGCCTATCACGATCAGGGACTTATTCCCTTTAAGACACTGTCGTTTGGGAAAGGGGTAAATTATACCGCAGGCCTGCGTAAAGTAAGGACTTCGCCAGACCATGGAACGGCCTATGAGATCGCAGGGAAGGGCAAGGCAGACCATAGCTCTTTTAAGGAAGCGGTGTTCGCGGCACTACAAATTTTCAAGAACAGGGAAGAGTATAGGGAGTTGACGAGTAATCCTTTAAAAAAGCAGAAACTCAAACCCACAAGATAA
- the accC gene encoding acetyl-CoA carboxylase biotin carboxylase subunit → MFKKILIANRGEIALRIIRTCKEMGIKTVAVYSKADEESLHVRFADEAVCIGPAPSSESYLKIPNIIAAAEITNADAIHPGYGFLSENSKFSRICAEHEIKFIGASGDQIDKMGDKATAKETMEKAGVPIVPGSKGLLKSVEDAKKTAKVVGYPVMIKATAGGGGKGMRAVWKEEEMEKLYNSAVQEASAAFGNGAMYMEKLIEEPRHIEIQIVGDQYGKACHLSERDCSIQRRHQKLTEETPSPFMTDKLRDDMGKAAVKAAEFIKYEGAGTIEFLVDKHRNFYFMEMNTRIQVEHPITEQVIDYDLIREQILVAAGVPISGKNYTPKLHSIECRINAEDPYNGFRPSPGKITTLHTPGGHGIRLDTHVYSGYTIPPNYDSMIAKLITTAQTREEAINKMKRALDEFVIEGIKTTIPFHRQLMDHPDYLAGNYTTKFMESWVMDPQPEE, encoded by the coding sequence ATGTTTAAAAAAATACTTATTGCCAATAGGGGTGAAATAGCACTGCGTATTATCAGGACCTGTAAGGAAATGGGAATAAAAACAGTTGCTGTTTATTCCAAGGCAGATGAAGAGAGCTTACATGTGAGGTTTGCGGACGAAGCTGTTTGTATAGGCCCGGCCCCCAGTAGTGAATCTTATTTAAAAATACCAAATATCATCGCAGCGGCAGAAATTACCAATGCAGATGCTATTCATCCTGGATATGGTTTCCTTTCCGAAAATTCCAAGTTTTCAAGGATCTGTGCCGAGCACGAGATTAAATTTATTGGCGCTTCTGGGGATCAGATCGATAAAATGGGAGATAAGGCTACGGCCAAGGAAACCATGGAAAAAGCTGGAGTTCCTATTGTGCCCGGTTCAAAAGGCCTTTTAAAATCAGTTGAAGATGCCAAAAAAACAGCCAAAGTTGTTGGGTACCCCGTTATGATCAAAGCTACCGCTGGTGGTGGAGGTAAAGGGATGCGAGCTGTTTGGAAAGAGGAGGAAATGGAAAAATTGTACAATAGTGCTGTCCAGGAAGCTTCGGCTGCCTTTGGAAATGGGGCCATGTACATGGAAAAATTAATAGAGGAACCAAGGCATATCGAAATACAGATCGTTGGTGATCAGTATGGGAAGGCCTGTCACCTATCAGAAAGGGATTGTTCCATCCAAAGACGTCATCAAAAGCTTACCGAAGAGACCCCGTCTCCTTTTATGACAGATAAATTGAGGGATGATATGGGTAAGGCCGCGGTAAAAGCTGCCGAATTTATAAAATACGAAGGTGCGGGTACTATCGAATTTTTGGTGGACAAGCATAGGAATTTCTATTTTATGGAGATGAATACCCGTATTCAGGTTGAGCATCCAATTACAGAACAGGTCATAGATTATGATTTGATCCGTGAACAAATATTGGTTGCCGCAGGAGTGCCAATTTCAGGAAAGAATTATACCCCTAAATTACATTCTATTGAGTGCCGTATCAATGCCGAGGATCCTTATAATGGTTTTAGACCATCTCCGGGAAAAATCACAACATTGCATACGCCTGGAGGACACGGGATTCGCTTAGACACACATGTGTACAGCGGGTATACCATACCGCCAAATTACGATTCCATGATCGCTAAGCTTATTACAACGGCCCAGACGAGAGAGGAAGCCATCAATAAGATGAAGCGTGCTTTGGACGAGTTTGTGATTGAAGGAATAAAGACGACCATTCCTTTCCACAGACAGTTGATGGACCATCCGGATTATTTGGCGGGGAACTATACCACCAAATTCATGGAAAGCTGGGTAATGGATCCACAACCAGAAGAATAA
- the rpmF gene encoding 50S ribosomal protein L32, whose product MAHPKRKISKTRRDKRRTHYKAVAPTIAKDPTTGEMHLYHRAHWHEGKLYYRGQILIDKTEEAAA is encoded by the coding sequence ATGGCACATCCAAAAAGAAAGATTTCAAAAACCAGAAGAGATAAAAGGAGAACTCATTACAAAGCAGTAGCTCCAACAATTGCTAAAGATCCAACAACTGGTGAAATGCATTTGTACCACAGAGCTCACTGGCATGAAGGTAAATTATACTACAGAGGTCAAATTTTGATCGATAAAACTGAAGAAGCTGCCGCTTAA
- a CDS encoding riboflavin synthase, with protein sequence MFTGIIETLGEIKQLKKDGGNLHITVFSPITHELKIDQSVAHNGVCLTVVALHGDTYTVTAIEETLEKTNLDQLEVGDPVNLERAMILGSRLDGHLVQGHVDQTGTCIAIDQKDGSWFFTFEYEPSKNNVTIEKGSITIDGTSLTVVDSKKNLFSVAIIPYTYEHTRFNTYTIGTEVNLEFDVIGKYVSRLMGLQQ encoded by the coding sequence ATGTTTACAGGTATTATTGAAACTTTAGGGGAGATAAAACAATTAAAAAAAGATGGAGGAAATTTACACATAACCGTATTTTCTCCCATAACCCATGAGCTTAAAATAGACCAAAGTGTTGCACATAATGGTGTTTGCCTAACTGTTGTTGCCTTACATGGAGACACCTATACCGTAACCGCCATAGAGGAAACGTTAGAAAAAACCAACCTGGACCAACTGGAGGTAGGAGATCCTGTAAATTTGGAACGGGCCATGATCTTGGGCTCCCGGTTAGACGGTCATCTGGTACAGGGACATGTGGACCAAACCGGGACTTGTATTGCCATTGACCAAAAAGATGGAAGCTGGTTTTTTACCTTTGAATACGAGCCTTCTAAAAACAATGTGACCATCGAAAAGGGCTCCATTACCATAGACGGCACTAGCTTAACGGTTGTAGATTCTAAAAAGAACCTATTTAGCGTGGCCATAATCCCGTACACCTACGAACACACTAGGTTCAATACCTACACTATTGGAACAGAGGTGAACCTGGAATTTGATGTTATCGGAAAATATGTCTCTAGATTAATGGGTTTACAGCAATAA
- a CDS encoding 3-oxoacyl-ACP synthase, producing the protein MGIDPLKQQLYDHCQGYIQNRLGRIQKNIQEIQEALGSETKSSAGDKHETGRAMIQLEREKLGVQLSEIQKVQGLFQRVPLSGQSRTVSLGSLVKTNTNSYYLAISAGEVRIDGKVYYAIAPNTPIGKLLLGKTENETIEFNGKEIRITAIL; encoded by the coding sequence ATGGGAATAGATCCGTTAAAACAACAGTTATACGACCATTGCCAAGGTTATATACAAAATAGATTGGGGCGTATTCAAAAGAATATTCAGGAGATACAAGAAGCCTTGGGTTCCGAGACCAAGAGTAGTGCCGGGGACAAGCATGAAACAGGGCGCGCCATGATCCAATTGGAACGAGAAAAATTGGGGGTACAATTGTCCGAAATTCAGAAAGTACAAGGGTTGTTCCAACGTGTGCCCCTCTCAGGGCAATCAAGAACGGTTTCTTTGGGCAGTTTGGTGAAGACCAATACCAATAGCTATTACTTGGCTATAAGTGCAGGAGAGGTCCGTATTGATGGGAAGGTGTATTATGCCATCGCACCCAATACACCAATAGGGAAATTATTGTTGGGAAAAACCGAAAATGAAACTATAGAATTCAATGGTAAGGAAATACGTATTACTGCAATCCTTTAG
- a CDS encoding NAD(P)/FAD-dependent oxidoreductase, translating to MNLSYWEYKTWLSNIDFTIVGSGIVGLNCALHLKKRFPNAKILVLEKGILPQGASTKNAGFACFGSISEILADLKQHTEEEVLQLVKKRWDGVQLLRQNIGDANMDFQNHGGHEVFMEAHTELYQNCLEHIGVVNELLAPVFGDDGFRAHPNTFNFKGIQQQFITNTFESQIDTGKMMSTLLQKVQNAGVVILNAIQVEALEDAEGHVEVKTNQFEFKTGKLLVATNGFASQLIKGDVQPARAQVLVTKPIENLKVIGTFHLDEGYYYFRNIQDRILFGGGRNLDFKGEETMAFGETQLIQNKLEDILKHIILPDTPFEVDQRWSGIMGMGTQKRPIIKQISENVSCGVRLGGMGIAIGSLIGKELAELV from the coding sequence GTGAATTTAAGTTACTGGGAATATAAAACATGGTTGTCCAATATAGATTTTACCATTGTGGGGAGCGGTATTGTTGGTCTTAACTGCGCACTTCACCTTAAAAAACGTTTCCCAAATGCAAAGATATTGGTCCTTGAAAAAGGGATTCTACCCCAAGGGGCCAGCACCAAAAATGCTGGGTTTGCTTGCTTTGGAAGTATCTCTGAGATATTGGCTGATCTAAAACAGCACACCGAGGAAGAGGTGCTGCAACTCGTGAAAAAACGTTGGGACGGCGTACAATTATTGCGACAAAATATTGGTGATGCCAACATGGATTTCCAGAATCACGGAGGGCATGAGGTATTTATGGAGGCCCATACGGAATTGTATCAAAATTGTTTGGAACATATTGGCGTGGTCAATGAATTACTTGCTCCGGTATTTGGTGATGACGGCTTCCGGGCCCACCCCAATACGTTTAATTTTAAGGGCATACAGCAACAGTTCATCACCAATACTTTTGAATCTCAAATAGATACGGGCAAGATGATGTCTACCTTATTGCAAAAGGTCCAAAATGCTGGAGTGGTCATCTTAAACGCCATTCAGGTTGAAGCTTTGGAGGACGCAGAAGGGCATGTTGAGGTAAAAACAAACCAGTTTGAGTTTAAGACAGGGAAGTTATTGGTGGCCACCAACGGCTTTGCCTCTCAATTGATAAAAGGGGATGTACAGCCTGCCCGAGCACAAGTACTCGTTACCAAGCCCATTGAAAACTTAAAGGTCATAGGGACCTTCCATTTGGATGAGGGGTACTATTATTTTAGAAACATTCAGGACAGGATTTTGTTTGGAGGGGGGCGCAACTTGGATTTTAAAGGAGAAGAAACCATGGCTTTCGGGGAGACCCAATTGATACAAAATAAGCTGGAAGATATTCTAAAACATATCATTTTGCCCGATACCCCCTTTGAAGTGGACCAACGATGGAGTGGCATCATGGGCATGGGCACCCAAAAGAGGCCCATCATCAAGCAAATCTCAGAAAATGTTTCCTGTGGGGTTCGTTTGGGAGGCATGGGGATAGCCATCGGAAGCCTTATCGGCAAAGAACTTGCAGAACTAGTCTAA
- a CDS encoding beta-ketoacyl-ACP synthase III, whose amino-acid sequence MNKLSAAITAVGAYVPDFILTNKLLEEMVDTNDEWITSRTGIKERRILKKEGAGTSYMAIKAAEELIQKSNLDPTEIDMIIVATATPDLQVSCTAAYVASEIGATNAFGYDLQAACSSFLYGMSTASSYIVSGRYKKVLLIGADKMSSIIDYTDRTTCIIFGDGAGAALFEPNEEGLGLQDEYLRSDGVGRNFLKIDAGGSQLPASLETVKNRQHFVFQDGKSVFKFAVSNMADAAAKIMERNNLTDNDVSWLLPHQANMRIINATASRMGLDESKVLVNIEKYGNTTSATLPLLMADFEKRFKKGDNLVFAAFGGGFTWGSIYLKWAYNS is encoded by the coding sequence ATGAACAAATTATCAGCAGCTATTACCGCTGTGGGAGCATATGTTCCTGACTTCATTTTGACCAATAAGCTATTGGAAGAGATGGTAGATACCAATGATGAGTGGATAACCAGTAGAACTGGAATCAAAGAAAGAAGAATACTGAAAAAGGAAGGTGCGGGAACTTCTTATATGGCCATAAAGGCAGCTGAGGAGCTTATTCAAAAAAGCAATTTGGATCCAACCGAAATCGATATGATCATCGTGGCTACGGCAACTCCTGATTTACAAGTTTCTTGTACCGCAGCCTATGTCGCTTCCGAGATAGGGGCAACCAATGCCTTTGGATACGATCTTCAGGCCGCTTGTTCCAGCTTTTTATATGGGATGTCCACTGCTTCAAGTTATATTGTTTCCGGACGCTACAAAAAAGTACTGCTTATCGGAGCAGATAAAATGTCTTCCATTATAGATTATACAGATAGAACCACTTGTATCATTTTTGGCGATGGTGCCGGTGCTGCATTGTTTGAACCCAATGAGGAAGGTCTTGGACTTCAGGATGAGTACTTAAGATCTGACGGGGTGGGGAGAAATTTCCTGAAAATTGATGCCGGAGGGTCACAATTGCCTGCCTCCTTGGAAACGGTTAAAAATCGCCAGCATTTTGTATTCCAAGATGGTAAGTCGGTGTTTAAATTTGCCGTATCCAATATGGCGGATGCCGCTGCTAAAATAATGGAACGCAACAACCTAACGGATAATGATGTATCTTGGTTATTGCCACACCAAGCCAACATGAGGATCATCAACGCTACGGCAAGCCGTATGGGTCTTGATGAATCCAAGGTATTGGTGAACATTGAAAAATATGGAAACACTACTTCTGCAACCTTACCATTGTTAATGGCCGATTTTGAAAAGAGATTCAAAAAAGGCGATAATTTGGTTTTTGCAGCTTTCGGTGGTGGTTTCACCTGGGGCTCTATTTATCTGAAATGGGCGTATAATTCATAA
- a CDS encoding YceD family protein, with protein sequence MTKHKEFAIPFSGLKQGKHEFEYKIKNEFFESFEYDDINGADINLWVTLNKMSTMLELEMDAKGTVNVNCDITNEPFDQKITSSLELVVKFGDEYNDENDEILIVPHGEHQINIAQYVYEMLVLAIPQKRVHPGVEDGTLESEVIDKLEELQPKEVKENKGNNTDPRWDALKKLLKDK encoded by the coding sequence ATGACGAAGCATAAGGAATTTGCTATTCCTTTTTCAGGATTGAAGCAGGGGAAGCATGAGTTTGAGTATAAAATAAAAAATGAGTTCTTTGAATCTTTTGAGTACGATGACATTAATGGGGCCGACATAAATTTGTGGGTTACATTGAATAAGATGAGTACTATGTTGGAGTTGGAGATGGATGCAAAAGGGACGGTAAACGTCAATTGTGACATCACGAACGAACCATTCGATCAAAAAATCACCTCTTCTTTGGAGTTGGTGGTAAAATTTGGGGATGAGTACAACGATGAGAACGATGAGATATTAATTGTTCCCCACGGGGAACATCAGATCAACATTGCACAATATGTGTACGAAATGTTGGTCTTGGCAATACCTCAAAAAAGAGTACATCCTGGAGTTGAGGATGGTACCCTGGAGTCGGAAGTCATTGATAAGTTAGAAGAACTACAACCAAAAGAGGTTAAAGAAAATAAAGGAAACAATACAGATCCCAGATGGGATGCTTTAAAAAAGTTATTAAAAGATAAATAA
- a CDS encoding prolyl oligopeptidase family serine peptidase has translation MKKTFLLLATASLFVACETTPKKEKISVNYPTTKKVDTVNTYFGTEVQDPYRWLEDDRSSETEEWVKAQNTATFGYLEKIPFRQDLKNRLEKLWNYEKLGSPFNEGDYTYFYKNDGLQNQYVVYRKKGEGEAEIFLDPNTFSEDGTTSLAGLNFTKDGSLAAYSISEGGSDWRKVIVMNAVTKEIVEDTLVDIKFSGVSWKGNEGFYYSSYDKPKGSELSAKTDQHKLYYHKLGTPQKNDLLIYGGTPEEKHRYVSGSVTEDQHYLFIYPRTSTSGNKLLMKDLTKPNSKISTVLDNTDTDSYVIENVGSKLYIMTNMDAPNQKIVTVDASNPMPKNWKDFIPEAENVLSPSTGGGYFFAEYMVDAISKVYQYDYNGKMIREVKLPGLGSASGFGGKKEDKEFYFSFTNYNTPGSSYKYNVETGEYEQYWKPEIDFNPNDYESKQVFYNSKDGTKVPMIITYKKGLELNGKNPTILYGYGGFNVSLTPSFSIVNAVWMEQGGVYAVPNLRGGGEYGKKWHDAGIKTKKQNVFDDFIAAAEYLIENKYTSSEYLAIRGGSNGGLLVGATMTQRPDLMKVALPAVGVLDMLRYHTFTSGAGWAYDYGTSEDDKEMFEYLKGYSPVHNVKKGTSYPATLVTTGDHDDRVVPAHSFKFAAELQEKQSGDNPTLIRIETNAGHGAGTPVSKTIEQYADIYGFTLYNMGFEQLPNQAVLKEFKD, from the coding sequence ATGAAAAAAACATTTTTATTACTCGCGACCGCATCTCTTTTTGTAGCCTGCGAAACCACTCCTAAAAAAGAAAAAATTTCCGTGAATTATCCCACCACTAAAAAAGTAGACACCGTCAACACCTATTTTGGTACTGAAGTTCAAGATCCCTACCGTTGGTTGGAGGACGACAGAAGTTCTGAAACAGAAGAATGGGTGAAAGCCCAGAATACGGCCACTTTTGGATATTTAGAAAAAATTCCTTTCCGTCAAGATCTAAAAAATCGATTGGAAAAATTATGGAACTATGAAAAACTGGGTTCCCCGTTCAATGAGGGCGATTATACCTATTTCTATAAAAATGACGGCCTCCAGAACCAATATGTGGTATACCGTAAAAAAGGAGAAGGGGAGGCCGAGATATTCTTAGATCCCAATACCTTTTCTGAAGATGGCACCACCTCTTTAGCCGGCTTAAATTTTACAAAGGACGGCTCTTTGGCCGCTTATTCCATCTCCGAAGGGGGTAGTGATTGGCGAAAGGTAATTGTCATGAATGCCGTGACGAAGGAAATAGTTGAGGACACTCTTGTAGACATCAAATTTAGCGGAGTCTCTTGGAAAGGAAATGAAGGGTTCTACTATTCCAGTTATGATAAACCCAAGGGTAGTGAACTCTCGGCAAAAACCGACCAGCACAAACTTTATTACCATAAGTTGGGAACCCCACAAAAAAATGACCTGTTAATTTATGGGGGGACTCCCGAAGAAAAACACAGATATGTTAGCGGAAGCGTGACAGAGGATCAACACTATTTGTTCATTTATCCAAGGACCTCTACTTCGGGCAATAAATTGTTGATGAAGGATCTTACAAAGCCCAACAGTAAAATTAGTACGGTGTTGGACAACACGGACACTGACAGCTATGTCATCGAAAATGTGGGATCCAAATTGTATATCATGACCAATATGGATGCGCCCAACCAAAAGATTGTGACAGTGGATGCATCAAACCCAATGCCCAAAAATTGGAAAGATTTTATCCCAGAAGCTGAAAACGTTCTTAGCCCGAGCACTGGAGGCGGCTATTTCTTCGCGGAATATATGGTAGATGCCATTTCCAAAGTGTATCAATACGACTACAATGGGAAAATGATCCGTGAAGTAAAACTACCAGGTTTGGGAAGTGCAAGTGGTTTTGGCGGCAAAAAAGAAGACAAGGAGTTTTACTTTTCCTTTACCAATTACAATACGCCCGGATCATCCTATAAGTACAATGTTGAAACAGGGGAATATGAACAATACTGGAAACCAGAAATCGATTTTAATCCCAACGACTATGAATCCAAGCAGGTATTTTATAACTCTAAGGATGGAACCAAAGTTCCTATGATCATCACCTATAAAAAGGGATTGGAACTCAATGGAAAGAACCCGACCATTTTATATGGTTATGGCGGATTTAATGTGAGCCTCACCCCTTCTTTCAGCATTGTCAATGCTGTTTGGATGGAGCAAGGAGGCGTTTATGCTGTTCCCAACCTGCGCGGTGGAGGGGAATATGGTAAAAAATGGCATGATGCAGGTATCAAAACCAAAAAACAAAATGTTTTTGATGATTTTATTGCTGCCGCTGAATATCTTATTGAAAACAAATACACCTCTTCAGAGTATTTGGCGATAAGGGGCGGATCCAATGGCGGTTTACTGGTAGGGGCCACCATGACCCAGCGTCCAGATCTAATGAAAGTAGCCTTGCCAGCAGTTGGAGTCCTCGACATGTTGCGCTATCACACCTTTACTTCCGGTGCCGGATGGGCCTATGATTATGGCACTTCAGAAGATGATAAGGAAATGTTTGAATACCTCAAAGGGTATTCCCCCGTGCACAATGTTAAAAAAGGGACCTCTTATCCGGCCACCTTGGTCACAACCGGTGACCACGATGATAGGGTGGTCCCTGCACATAGCTTTAAATTTGCAGCGGAATTACAGGAAAAACAAAGCGGGGACAATCCTACCTTAATCCGCATTGAGACCAATGCAGGCCATGGCGCAGGTACCCCAGTAAGCAAGACTATAGAGCAATACGCAGATATTTATGGCTTTACCCTTTACAATATGGGTTTTGAACAATTGCCCAACCAAGCTGTTTTAAAGGAGTTTAAAGACTAA
- the accB gene encoding acetyl-CoA carboxylase biotin carboxyl carrier protein: protein MDIKEIQNLIKFVAKSGASEVKLEMDDIKITIRTGAAGSGNETTYVQQIPMGQNQMAPMQAAPATEAPATEAAPAKADENSKYITIKSPIIGTFYRKPSPDKPVFVEVGSTINKGDVLCVIEAMKLFNDIESEVSGKIVKVLVDDSSPVEFDQPLFLVDPS from the coding sequence ATGGATATTAAAGAAATTCAAAACTTAATTAAATTTGTGGCTAAATCGGGTGCCAGCGAAGTAAAACTGGAAATGGATGATATCAAGATCACCATCCGAACGGGAGCAGCAGGTTCTGGTAACGAAACCACCTACGTACAGCAAATCCCAATGGGTCAAAACCAAATGGCTCCAATGCAGGCCGCACCTGCAACAGAAGCACCTGCAACAGAAGCCGCCCCCGCAAAGGCTGATGAGAATTCTAAATACATTACTATAAAATCCCCCATCATTGGCACGTTTTATAGAAAACCATCCCCTGACAAACCTGTTTTCGTTGAAGTGGGAAGCACCATCAACAAAGGAGATGTTCTTTGTGTGATCGAGGCCATGAAACTTTTCAACGATATTGAATCGGAAGTTTCTGGTAAAATTGTGAAAGTATTAGTGGATGATTCTTCTCCTGTGGAGTTTGATCAACCCTTATTCTTGGTAGATCCGTCATAA
- the arfB gene encoding alternative ribosome rescue aminoacyl-tRNA hydrolase ArfB — protein MDKERIVQELEFKAVRSSGAGGQHVNKVSSKVELYFDVAASKGLSENEKERIYTKIGIRLTKENVLILYSDTSRSQHKNKELVIQKFLDLIRSALTVAKKRRKTKPKRSAVEKRLKSKLKKAQKKSLRGKPKLD, from the coding sequence TTGGACAAAGAACGCATCGTACAGGAATTGGAATTTAAGGCGGTAAGGAGCAGTGGTGCGGGCGGGCAGCATGTGAACAAGGTATCTTCCAAGGTGGAACTTTATTTTGATGTAGCAGCTTCCAAAGGGCTATCTGAAAATGAAAAAGAACGTATCTATACCAAAATAGGAATCAGGCTCACCAAAGAAAATGTACTGATTCTATATTCTGATACGAGCCGAAGTCAGCACAAAAACAAGGAATTGGTCATTCAGAAATTTTTGGACCTTATAAGAAGTGCTTTAACGGTTGCTAAAAAAAGGCGAAAGACCAAGCCTAAAAGGTCTGCTGTAGAAAAGCGTTTGAAATCGAAGTTAAAAAAAGCGCAGAAAAAAAGTTTAAGGGGCAAGCCCAAATTGGACTAA